Proteins encoded together in one Methylocystis parvus OBBP window:
- a CDS encoding DUF1254 domain-containing protein yields the protein MKKNVVSAACALMLLGAPSASAQQMVSADEAREIARETFVYAYPLILSEITFRVGKNVEAPIGTSAPLNQFGHMRAFPDPSFTIVVRPNADTLYSSLGYDVTKEPLVISVPAAGDRYYLLPFLDFWSDVFTVPGTRTTGNEAQTFAITGPNWKGKLPAGVKQYRSPTGMGLLIGRAQTNGKADYAAVRMFQDGIKAAPLSAYGKPYTPPKGKVDPKQDMSAPPDQIDRMDASRFFSMFAELMKTNPPHANDNPILDRMKRIGIEPGKSFKLTSAPKEVQDALNSAPTVALPQIKEAWRKAGVLANGWRTNMTAIGTYGTDYLHRAGVAYGGYGANAIEDALYPTAFADANGQPFSSDRRYVLHFAKDQIPPVRGFWSLTMYDERQLFTANAIDRYAIGDRDKLAFNADGSLDLYIQRESPGKEKESNWLPAPESGSFTMNLRLYWPKAEVLNGSWAPPPVKRVN from the coding sequence ATGAAGAAGAACGTGGTATCCGCGGCATGCGCGCTCATGTTACTGGGAGCGCCGTCAGCGTCGGCGCAGCAGATGGTTTCGGCGGACGAAGCCCGCGAGATCGCACGGGAGACTTTTGTCTACGCCTATCCGCTCATCCTGTCGGAAATTACTTTTCGGGTCGGCAAGAATGTCGAAGCTCCCATCGGGACCAGCGCTCCGCTCAATCAGTTCGGCCATATGCGGGCGTTTCCGGATCCGTCGTTCACCATCGTGGTGCGCCCGAATGCAGATACACTCTACTCATCCCTTGGATATGATGTGACGAAAGAGCCGCTGGTCATCAGCGTGCCGGCGGCGGGTGACCGCTATTACCTGCTGCCCTTCCTCGACTTCTGGAGCGATGTGTTCACGGTTCCGGGGACGCGCACCACGGGGAACGAGGCGCAGACCTTCGCGATCACGGGCCCGAACTGGAAGGGTAAATTGCCGGCCGGGGTCAAGCAGTACCGCAGCCCGACCGGAATGGGGCTGCTGATCGGCAGGGCCCAGACCAATGGCAAGGCCGACTATGCGGCGGTGCGTATGTTCCAGGACGGCATTAAGGCGGCGCCGCTGAGCGCTTACGGCAAGCCCTACACGCCGCCAAAAGGCAAGGTCGATCCGAAGCAGGACATGAGTGCGCCTCCGGACCAGATCGACAGAATGGATGCTTCCCGGTTCTTCAGCATGTTCGCCGAACTGATGAAGACCAATCCGCCGCACGCCAACGACAATCCGATCCTCGACCGGATGAAGCGTATCGGAATCGAACCCGGCAAGAGTTTCAAACTCACTTCCGCACCGAAGGAGGTGCAGGACGCACTGAATTCGGCGCCGACCGTGGCGCTTCCGCAGATCAAGGAGGCTTGGAGAAAGGCTGGCGTGCTCGCCAATGGCTGGCGCACCAATATGACGGCGATTGGAACCTACGGAACGGACTATCTGCATCGGGCCGGGGTGGCCTATGGCGGATATGGCGCAAACGCCATCGAGGACGCGCTCTATCCGACGGCCTTCGCCGACGCCAACGGCCAGCCCTTCAGCAGCGACAGGCGCTATGTCCTGCATTTCGCCAAGGATCAGATTCCGCCGGTGCGCGGCTTCTGGTCGCTGACCATGTACGACGAGCGCCAGCTGTTCACGGCCAACGCGATCGATCGCTATGCGATCGGCGACCGCGACAAGCTCGCCTTCAATGCCGATGGGTCGCTCGACCTTTACATTCAGCGCGAGTCGCCGGGCAAGGAGAAGGAGTCCAATTGGCTCCCGGCGCCAGAGAGCGGTTCCTTCACCATGAACTTGCGGCTCTACTGGCCGAAGGCCGAGGTCCTGAACGGCTCCTGGGCGCCGCCGCCGGTGAAGCGAGTAAATTGA
- a CDS encoding DUF1254 domain-containing protein, with product MISSAAAAIRRYSLALGAFIGLGATAVAQTALSPEETYALARDAYLFAYPIVSMDVTMRQATNVPDAATVNLRAPVNQFAHARAYPKADEKDVVRYNFDTLYSMAWLDLSSEPLILSVPDTQGRYYLLPMLDMWTDVFSVVGSRTTGTKAANYAIVGPDWRGALPAGVEKIVAPTPAIWILGRTKTDGPADYDNVHKVQDGYRLTPLSRWGKAYAPPKSLPTDPSIDDKTPPLVQVNKLDGVAMLTRLADLMVKYPPHPNDYPILFRLRQLGLEPGKSFDASKLDPQIKSIVNKAAKDTITAMPVKMLTMTPAENGWNIGREHMGTYGTAYQWRALIALGGLGANLPEDAVYPTAFTDGEGKPLNGANKYLLHFAKGQTPPANAFWSITMYDKDGFQVPNPIDRYAIGSYDKLEYNTDGSIDIYVQADSPGKGKEANWLPAPRAAFQPTMRLYSPRREVLDGSWSPPPLKRVN from the coding sequence ATGATTTCCAGCGCAGCGGCTGCAATCAGAAGATATTCGCTTGCTCTGGGCGCGTTCATCGGGCTCGGCGCTACGGCTGTGGCCCAGACGGCGCTCTCGCCCGAAGAGACCTACGCGCTGGCGCGCGACGCTTATCTCTTCGCCTATCCGATCGTGAGCATGGACGTCACGATGCGCCAGGCGACCAACGTGCCCGACGCGGCCACGGTCAATCTGCGCGCGCCCGTCAATCAGTTCGCCCATGCGCGCGCCTATCCCAAAGCCGACGAAAAGGACGTGGTGCGGTATAATTTCGATACGCTCTACTCCATGGCTTGGCTCGATCTGTCATCCGAGCCGCTCATTCTTTCCGTCCCCGATACACAAGGCCGCTACTACCTGCTGCCGATGCTCGACATGTGGACGGATGTCTTCTCCGTGGTCGGCAGCCGGACGACGGGCACGAAGGCCGCGAACTATGCCATTGTCGGGCCGGACTGGCGCGGTGCCCTGCCGGCCGGCGTCGAAAAGATCGTCGCGCCGACGCCGGCGATCTGGATATTGGGCCGCACCAAGACGGATGGGCCAGCCGATTACGACAACGTCCACAAGGTTCAGGACGGCTACCGGCTGACGCCTCTCTCGCGGTGGGGCAAGGCCTATGCGCCGCCGAAGTCGCTCCCGACCGATCCGTCGATCGACGACAAGACCCCGCCGCTCGTCCAGGTCAACAAGCTCGACGGTGTCGCCATGTTGACGCGGCTCGCCGACCTGATGGTCAAGTATCCTCCGCATCCGAACGACTATCCGATCCTATTCCGGCTCCGCCAGCTCGGACTGGAGCCGGGTAAGTCCTTTGACGCCTCCAAGCTCGATCCGCAAATCAAGTCCATCGTCAACAAGGCGGCGAAGGACACGATCACCGCGATGCCTGTGAAAATGCTCACCATGACCCCGGCCGAAAATGGCTGGAATATCGGTAGAGAGCACATGGGCACTTATGGCACCGCCTATCAATGGCGCGCGTTGATCGCTTTGGGAGGCCTCGGCGCCAACCTTCCTGAAGATGCCGTTTACCCCACGGCGTTCACCGATGGTGAGGGCAAGCCGCTCAATGGCGCCAACAAGTACCTGCTCCATTTTGCCAAGGGTCAGACGCCGCCAGCCAACGCCTTCTGGTCGATCACCATGTATGACAAGGACGGCTTCCAGGTTCCCAATCCGATCGATCGCTACGCCATCGGCAGCTACGACAAGCTGGAATACAACACTGACGGCTCGATAGACATCTATGTGCAAGCCGATTCGCCCGGCAAGGGCAAGGAAGCGAATTGGCTGCCGGCGCCCAGGGCGGCGTTCCAGCCGACCATGCGGCTCTATTCGCCGCGTCGGGAAGTGCTCGACGGATCCTGGTCTCCGCCGCCCCTCAAGCGCGTCAACTGA
- a CDS encoding Crp/Fnr family transcriptional regulator, with the protein MTRMSKAKADRILSGAGWLSEQPEAFRAEVLQRSKLLRYAPGDVVFRLGDPIGGIYGLVDGTVAANIAPPMSIPRLIHLGAPGHWTGEGCFFTRHPRRGELRAIVETWMMHLPLEAMDQIAALDPQAARHFAQILMVTFTTLVRVIHDLQKPEATRRIASVLNRATWIGDRPIPLSQAEFGAMANASRKQVNAALQCFAAEGWLTHTYRSITIVNAEALRLFAEKEDES; encoded by the coding sequence ATGACGCGAATGAGCAAGGCGAAGGCGGATCGGATTCTCAGCGGCGCGGGCTGGCTTTCTGAACAACCTGAAGCTTTTCGCGCCGAAGTGCTGCAGAGGTCGAAGCTACTGAGATATGCGCCAGGGGACGTTGTCTTTCGCCTCGGCGATCCAATCGGCGGCATCTACGGGCTCGTCGACGGAACAGTGGCGGCGAACATAGCGCCGCCGATGTCGATCCCACGCCTGATCCACCTCGGCGCGCCGGGCCACTGGACCGGTGAAGGCTGCTTTTTCACCCGACACCCGCGTCGGGGCGAATTGCGCGCGATCGTCGAAACCTGGATGATGCACCTGCCGCTCGAAGCAATGGATCAGATCGCGGCGCTCGATCCGCAGGCGGCGCGCCATTTCGCGCAAATATTGATGGTCACCTTCACGACGCTCGTCCGCGTGATCCACGATCTCCAAAAGCCCGAAGCAACCAGACGAATCGCTTCGGTCCTCAATCGGGCCACATGGATTGGCGACAGACCGATCCCCCTTTCTCAGGCGGAATTCGGCGCAATGGCGAACGCATCCCGTAAACAAGTGAATGCTGCGCTGCAGTGCTTCGCGGCAGAAGGTTGGCTTACGCATACCTATCGCTCCATCACGATCGTGAACGCGGAGGCGCTTCGTCTCTTTGCCGAAAAAGAGGACGAGAGCTGA